The proteins below are encoded in one region of Bremerella sp. P1:
- a CDS encoding RluA family pseudouridine synthase, with translation MNSSTKSPPFRILYEKGPCICVQKQAGLLTQAPPGIDNLETQLRDFIKQREQKTGNIYLAIIHRLDRPVSGVIVFCRNVRAAQRLAAQFRDRTVHKTYWAIVQGRVESPTGEWADHVRKIPDIAKGEVVDASADGAKLAKLAYRVLAETDSHSLLEIELGTGRYHQIRLQCAARGFPVLGDELYGATEPFGPSVEDARHLHIALHARRLQFRHPMVDEQVDITAPLSSAWQKSGIWQQLKEQLEGEVTS, from the coding sequence ATGAATTCCTCGACGAAATCTCCGCCGTTTCGCATCCTTTACGAGAAGGGCCCATGCATCTGCGTGCAGAAGCAGGCGGGGCTGCTGACGCAAGCGCCGCCGGGGATCGACAACCTGGAAACGCAACTGCGGGATTTCATCAAGCAGCGTGAGCAGAAGACCGGCAACATCTACCTGGCGATCATTCACCGGCTTGATCGGCCGGTATCCGGTGTGATCGTCTTCTGCCGCAATGTCCGCGCGGCCCAGCGTTTGGCAGCCCAGTTCCGTGATCGTACCGTTCACAAAACGTATTGGGCCATCGTCCAGGGGCGCGTCGAAAGTCCGACGGGGGAGTGGGCCGATCACGTACGGAAGATCCCGGATATCGCGAAGGGAGAAGTCGTGGACGCCTCGGCCGACGGGGCCAAGTTGGCCAAGCTGGCCTATCGCGTCCTCGCCGAGACCGATTCGCATAGCTTGTTGGAGATCGAACTAGGAACGGGACGCTATCATCAAATACGCTTGCAGTGTGCCGCACGTGGTTTTCCCGTTTTGGGGGACGAACTCTACGGTGCGACCGAACCCTTCGGGCCAAGCGTAGAAGACGCGCGTCATCTGCATATTGCGTTGCATGCCCGGCGGCTTCAGTTTCGGCATCCCATGGTGGACGAACAGGTCGACATCACCGCGCCGCTTTCTTCGGCGTGGCAGAAATCGGGAATCTGGCAACAATTGAAGGAACAGTTGGAAGGGGAGGTGACGTCATGA
- a CDS encoding amidohydrolase family protein yields MIRRYRVGWLFTMCGAPIQDATITVEDDRILSIEEAGIWHDAVDLSQWAVMPALINAHTHLEFSNLHNPLGTQGMTFPQWIMEVIRYRQGFGENLAVEKAQAIRSGLKQCADHGVGVVGEIATLPLMEVAYDRLDVHVVSLLEMLGLDPEREKERVGQGREHAVYPWSHENVTPGLSPHAPYSAGIGIIDQCVKLSQQHQLPLAMHLAESLEELELLEKGTGPFRMMLENMGLFNESDFPGSKKPADYIQRLATAYRAMVVHGNYLSEPDIALLKRYQETMSVCYCPRTHAYFHHDRHPIEALLADGIRVVLGTDSRASSPDLDVWAEVQHVREVFPNIPAEQLLPMVTRDAAFALGLEDSFGTIDPGQRAMVSAFAIGSDCPDVLTAMLGGAPRLWNLGVGLTQLDLATA; encoded by the coding sequence ATGATTCGTCGTTATCGCGTGGGGTGGCTCTTCACGATGTGCGGTGCGCCGATCCAGGATGCCACGATTACGGTCGAAGACGACCGGATTCTCAGCATCGAAGAAGCTGGCATCTGGCATGATGCTGTCGACCTGAGCCAATGGGCCGTCATGCCGGCTTTGATCAACGCGCACACACATCTCGAATTCAGCAACTTGCATAATCCCCTGGGCACACAGGGCATGACCTTTCCGCAGTGGATCATGGAGGTTATCCGCTATCGGCAGGGATTCGGCGAGAACCTGGCGGTCGAGAAGGCCCAAGCCATTCGTAGCGGTCTCAAGCAGTGCGCTGATCATGGTGTGGGCGTAGTGGGCGAGATTGCAACGCTCCCCTTAATGGAAGTCGCCTACGATCGATTGGATGTGCATGTCGTTTCGCTTTTAGAGATGTTGGGACTCGATCCGGAGCGCGAAAAAGAGCGGGTCGGACAGGGCCGCGAGCATGCGGTCTATCCTTGGTCGCACGAGAATGTCACTCCGGGATTAAGCCCTCATGCCCCGTATTCCGCTGGCATAGGGATCATCGACCAGTGTGTTAAGCTGTCGCAGCAGCATCAATTGCCACTGGCGATGCACTTGGCAGAGTCCCTTGAGGAACTCGAGTTGCTTGAGAAGGGAACTGGCCCGTTTCGGATGATGCTCGAGAATATGGGGCTGTTCAATGAGTCAGACTTCCCGGGCAGCAAGAAGCCGGCGGATTACATCCAGCGACTTGCCACTGCGTACCGGGCAATGGTCGTGCATGGCAATTATCTCTCTGAGCCTGATATCGCATTGCTCAAAAGGTACCAGGAGACGATGAGCGTCTGCTATTGTCCGCGAACCCATGCCTACTTTCATCACGATCGCCATCCGATCGAAGCTTTGTTGGCCGATGGCATTCGTGTGGTACTGGGAACCGACTCGCGGGCCTCTTCGCCTGACCTCGACGTATGGGCCGAAGTGCAGCACGTTCGAGAGGTCTTCCCCAATATTCCAGCCGAACAGCTATTGCCGATGGTGACCCGCGACGCAGCGTTTGCCCTCGGGTTGGAAGACTCTTTCGGAACGATTGATCCCGGACAGAGAGCGATGGTTTCTGCCTTTGCAATCGGCAGCGATTGCCCCGATGTCCTCACCGCGATGTTGGGTGGGGCGCCGCGACTGTGGAACTTGGGAGTTGGCTTAACGCAACTCGACCTTGCCACTGCCTGA
- a CDS encoding Gfo/Idh/MocA family protein has translation MTIRKSRREFLEDSMFAAAAAAAFAAPTSLIAAEKQSKSPNEKLHVAVVGLNGRGNAHIGGFTNRDDIIITHLCDVDSKFHESKVEGVAKRQDGHKPKFETDLRRVLDDPSVDIVSIATPNHLHSLQAIWALQAGKDVYVEKPVSHNVSEGRRVVEAARKYERICQAGTQSRSNPGMIEAIEFVQSGKIGDVKVARGLCYKPRKSIGPKGNYDPPETVDYNLWLGPAQMQPVTRPRFHYDWHWQMPFGNGDLGNQGIHQMDLARWGLNANELSNAVISYGGRFGYEDAGTTPNTQVVVHDYGDRSLVFEVRGLVYDKKLKESSVSYKGSKIGVIFEGTDGYVVMTTYHSGSAFDKDGNKIRDFNGGGDQNHYNNFVEAVRSRDVDHLNGDILEGHLSSALCHTGLISYQMGEQVSPAECLERMEAIKTTENVRATMERVQDHLRDNGVNIDSEGVTLGPMLGFDPKSETFVNNEKADQYLSRDYRKGFEVPAEGKV, from the coding sequence ATGACGATTCGCAAGTCTCGCCGCGAATTTCTCGAAGACTCTATGTTTGCCGCCGCCGCTGCTGCTGCGTTTGCGGCACCCACTTCGTTGATCGCGGCCGAAAAACAGAGCAAGAGCCCGAACGAAAAACTGCATGTCGCCGTCGTCGGTTTGAACGGCCGCGGTAACGCTCACATCGGTGGATTCACCAACCGTGACGACATCATCATCACTCACCTGTGCGATGTCGACTCGAAGTTCCACGAGAGCAAGGTGGAAGGGGTCGCCAAGCGTCAGGATGGACACAAGCCAAAGTTCGAGACCGATCTGCGTCGGGTCCTCGACGATCCTTCGGTCGATATCGTCTCGATCGCCACGCCAAACCACCTACACTCGTTGCAAGCCATTTGGGCGCTGCAGGCCGGCAAAGACGTCTATGTCGAAAAGCCAGTTAGCCACAACGTGAGCGAAGGTCGCCGCGTGGTCGAGGCAGCTCGCAAGTACGAACGTATCTGCCAGGCTGGCACGCAAAGCCGATCAAACCCAGGCATGATTGAAGCCATCGAGTTCGTTCAAAGCGGCAAGATCGGCGATGTTAAGGTCGCTCGCGGTCTGTGCTACAAGCCGCGTAAGAGCATTGGACCGAAGGGCAACTACGATCCGCCAGAGACGGTTGATTACAACCTGTGGCTGGGTCCAGCTCAGATGCAGCCGGTCACGCGACCACGCTTCCATTACGATTGGCACTGGCAGATGCCATTTGGCAATGGTGACCTTGGTAACCAGGGGATCCACCAGATGGACCTCGCTCGTTGGGGCCTCAACGCCAATGAACTGAGCAATGCGGTTATCAGCTACGGTGGTCGTTTCGGCTACGAAGACGCTGGTACCACGCCAAACACCCAGGTCGTCGTGCATGACTACGGCGATCGTTCGTTGGTGTTTGAAGTTCGTGGCCTGGTTTACGACAAGAAGCTGAAGGAAAGCAGCGTCAGCTACAAGGGCTCGAAGATTGGTGTGATCTTTGAAGGTACCGATGGCTACGTTGTGATGACCACCTACCATTCCGGTTCGGCCTTCGACAAAGATGGCAACAAGATCCGCGACTTCAATGGTGGTGGCGACCAGAACCACTACAACAACTTTGTCGAAGCGGTTCGCAGCCGTGACGTCGATCACCTCAACGGCGACATCCTGGAAGGTCACCTTTCCAGTGCTCTGTGCCACACGGGGCTGATCTCGTACCAGATGGGTGAACAGGTTTCGCCAGCGGAATGCCTGGAACGAATGGAAGCGATCAAGACGACTGAAAACGTCCGCGCTACCATGGAACGCGTTCAGGATCACCTTCGCGACAATGGCGTGAACATTGATAGCGAAGGGGTCACGCTCGGCCCAATGCTGGGCTTCGATCCGAAGAGCGAAACGTTCGTCAACAACGAAAAGGCAGACCAGTACCTCAGCCGCGACTATCGCAAGGGCTTCGAAGTCCCTGCTGAAGGCAAGGTCTAA
- the purM gene encoding phosphoribosylformylglycinamidine cyclo-ligase, protein MAKATYKDAGVDLDVYAESMSRLPRLVKRTFSPRVMQLDGGFAGLFKLDFDNALFARKYEDPVLISCTDGVGTKIKLAIDSGKHDTVGIDLVAMCVNDAICCGAEPLFFLDYIAMGKDDPELLEQLVTGITNGCVDSDCALIGGETAIMPDLYKVGDYDMAGFCVGVADRKHLIDGKAIADGDVVLGLSSSGVHSNGFSLVRKVVFDIAGLTLDDHIESLGATVGETLLTPTKIYVQPVRNVLSHYKIKNVVHGIAHITGGGLQENLERILPKNVDVEIKKGSWPDLPVFPWIQQLGEIEDEEMARVFNMGIGLVVIVSSYYAASVQKMLAEGGCDVFEIGKVTSGSGKVELR, encoded by the coding sequence ATGGCAAAAGCCACCTATAAAGATGCCGGCGTCGACCTCGACGTGTACGCAGAATCGATGTCCCGTCTTCCCCGGTTGGTAAAGCGGACATTCTCTCCTCGGGTGATGCAGTTAGACGGCGGTTTCGCAGGGCTCTTCAAGCTCGATTTCGATAACGCCCTATTTGCCCGAAAGTATGAAGATCCCGTCCTCATTTCCTGCACCGATGGCGTCGGCACGAAGATCAAGCTGGCCATCGATAGCGGGAAGCATGACACGGTCGGTATCGATCTGGTCGCCATGTGCGTGAACGACGCGATCTGCTGTGGCGCCGAGCCGCTCTTTTTCCTCGACTACATTGCCATGGGAAAAGACGATCCGGAACTGCTGGAACAACTGGTCACCGGTATCACCAATGGCTGTGTCGATAGTGACTGTGCGTTGATTGGTGGCGAAACGGCGATCATGCCCGACCTTTACAAGGTGGGCGATTACGACATGGCTGGCTTCTGCGTGGGCGTGGCCGATCGCAAGCACCTGATCGACGGCAAGGCCATCGCCGACGGGGACGTTGTCCTCGGGTTATCTTCCAGCGGGGTGCACTCCAACGGATTCAGCCTGGTCCGGAAGGTCGTCTTCGATATTGCTGGCCTTACCCTGGACGATCACATTGAATCATTGGGGGCAACGGTTGGGGAAACCCTGCTGACTCCGACCAAGATTTACGTCCAACCCGTTCGTAACGTTCTTTCCCATTACAAGATCAAGAACGTCGTTCATGGGATTGCCCATATTACCGGTGGCGGCCTACAGGAAAACCTGGAACGCATTCTGCCCAAGAATGTCGACGTGGAAATCAAGAAGGGAAGTTGGCCCGATCTCCCGGTCTTCCCATGGATCCAACAGTTGGGCGAGATCGAAGACGAAGAAATGGCCCGCGTCTTCAACATGGGCATTGGCCTGGTCGTGATTGTCAGCAGCTACTACGCGGCGAGCGTGCAGAAGATGCTCGCTGAAGGTGGCTGCGACGTTTTCGAGATCGGCAAAGTCACTTCAGGCAGTGGCAAGGTCGAGTTGCGTTAA